From Sulfuracidifex tepidarius, one genomic window encodes:
- a CDS encoding single-stranded DNA-binding protein (in Sulfolobus solfataricus this protein plays a role in promoter opening and RNA polymerase recruitment under specific conditions), with product MVEKIGNLKPGMENISVVVRVLQVSEPKDIQTKNGPRTISEIMVGDETGRAKLTVWGKQDEALKEGSIVKIDNVWTTAFRGQVQLNAGSKSTFSESDEQIPEASEIPETVPEAPQDYSPPRRNFNRGGRRFGGGGYRQGGFNNYGGRRGRGEEEEEE from the coding sequence ATGGTAGAAAAAATAGGTAATTTAAAACCTGGTATGGAAAATATTTCTGTAGTTGTAAGGGTTCTTCAGGTTTCTGAGCCCAAAGATATCCAAACCAAGAATGGTCCTAGGACAATAAGCGAGATAATGGTAGGAGACGAGACTGGTAGGGCAAAGCTAACAGTTTGGGGAAAACAGGACGAAGCACTAAAGGAGGGTTCAATAGTAAAAATTGATAACGTATGGACAACAGCTTTTAGGGGTCAGGTACAGTTAAACGCTGGAAGTAAATCCACTTTCTCAGAGTCAGACGAGCAGATTCCCGAAGCCTCTGAAATTCCTGAAACTGTTCCTGAAGCACCACAGGACTATTCTCCACCGAGACGCAACTTCAACAGAGGAGGAAGAAGATTTGGAGGTGGAGGATACAGACAAGGAGGTTTCAATAACTACGGAGGAAGGAGAGGAAGAGGAGAGGAAGAGGAAGAAGAGTAA
- a CDS encoding PqqD family protein, which produces MDFNEMKERKPSKKGEFLDMAEDGQNFIIKLSDDKVFEVHPVAYYVWSLCDGNTSVETIVDKIEEEIKKEPEGSQSEITKDQLIEPVVTILNELEKASLIMF; this is translated from the coding sequence ATGGATTTTAATGAAATGAAAGAAAGAAAGCCTAGTAAGAAAGGAGAATTTCTTGATATGGCAGAAGATGGGCAAAACTTCATTATAAAGCTCTCTGATGATAAGGTCTTCGAAGTCCATCCCGTAGCTTATTACGTTTGGTCTTTATGCGACGGAAACACGAGTGTTGAAACAATAGTAGACAAAATAGAGGAAGAAATAAAGAAAGAGCCTGAGGGAAGCCAATCTGAAATTACAAAGGATCAATTAATTGAGCCCGTAGTTACGATATTAAATGAACTCGAGAAAGCTTCTCTAATTATGTTTTAA
- a CDS encoding molybdopterin-binding protein: MRSILSDSSLISQVEAIDKLSSILGSLKETEIELSSSLGKISSRDVFSPIDLPSFSRSTVDGYAVKSLCTPGKFSLKGKVNIGESPQMKVESCEDVVEVDTGSVIPEGADAVVKIEDTRSEDGKIIIPSKVDFGSNVGWIGSDLPSGIKVLRSDSLITPEIIGLLSALGLTKVHVYSTPKAFIVSTGNELVSPGEIIEEGKVYESNLYYLKSALIEDGMEVIGTRTVRDDYDAIKDAILKGVKTADLVVTTGGTSAGERDYVYRVVKEMGEMIFHGIRFKPGKPTFVGRINDIPIIGLPGNMVSTIMVYRKIVRPSLERKFKIKARERITVKAKSLLEIKADKKRFTYIPVLLFRKSSEYYALPLKFDSYMIGTFSMANGYIGLSEGFFVNEEDEVTVEVTNPPGDTTIVGEEDPAVPSTGIYYPLGSLPALKMLEKKVGDVLVLSSLVKVPDDFDLEIKREILSNGQGAEIGYDEWVSLSKYVKNPSVKLRYRSLIKRFIGKAKVIGPSSYVQSGNEVGTESLFVIAVTEMGKQLIKSFKVNKST; this comes from the coding sequence ATGAGATCAATTCTGAGTGATTCTTCTTTAATTTCACAAGTTGAGGCTATAGACAAGTTATCTTCTATTTTAGGATCGTTAAAGGAGACTGAGATAGAGCTGTCCTCATCACTAGGCAAAATTTCATCAAGAGACGTTTTTTCTCCCATAGACCTACCTTCCTTTTCCAGATCTACAGTAGACGGTTACGCTGTGAAAAGCTTATGTACGCCCGGTAAATTCTCCTTAAAGGGTAAGGTAAACATCGGAGAAAGCCCTCAAATGAAAGTTGAAAGTTGTGAAGATGTAGTCGAAGTTGATACCGGTTCGGTAATACCTGAGGGTGCTGACGCAGTAGTCAAGATAGAGGATACTCGAAGCGAAGATGGGAAGATTATAATACCGTCTAAAGTGGACTTCGGATCGAATGTAGGATGGATAGGAAGTGATCTGCCCTCAGGGATTAAAGTGCTTAGAAGCGATTCCCTTATCACGCCAGAAATTATTGGTCTTCTTTCAGCCTTAGGCCTAACTAAGGTTCACGTGTATTCAACTCCTAAGGCGTTCATTGTAAGCACTGGAAATGAGCTCGTAAGTCCAGGTGAAATCATAGAGGAAGGAAAGGTCTACGAGTCCAACCTCTACTACCTGAAATCAGCCCTGATAGAGGACGGAATGGAAGTGATAGGGACAAGGACAGTGAGAGACGACTATGACGCGATTAAAGATGCAATCCTGAAAGGAGTTAAAACAGCCGACTTAGTAGTCACTACAGGAGGAACTAGTGCAGGAGAGAGGGACTACGTTTATAGAGTTGTGAAAGAGATGGGAGAGATGATATTTCACGGGATTAGATTCAAGCCGGGGAAACCAACGTTCGTGGGTAGGATAAATGATATTCCAATAATAGGTCTACCCGGAAACATGGTCTCCACAATCATGGTTTACAGGAAAATAGTCAGACCTTCTCTGGAAAGAAAATTCAAGATAAAGGCTAGAGAAAGGATCACAGTGAAGGCTAAATCTCTGCTAGAAATAAAAGCTGATAAAAAAAGGTTCACTTACATACCGGTGTTGCTCTTCAGGAAAAGCTCTGAATACTATGCGTTACCTCTGAAGTTCGATAGCTATATGATAGGAACCTTCTCCATGGCAAACGGTTACATAGGGCTGAGCGAGGGGTTTTTCGTAAATGAGGAAGATGAGGTCACTGTAGAAGTAACTAACCCTCCAGGGGATACAACAATAGTAGGAGAGGAAGATCCAGCTGTCCCTTCTACGGGAATCTATTATCCCCTTGGGAGTTTACCTGCCTTAAAAATGTTAGAAAAGAAAGTCGGTGATGTCCTAGTGCTGAGCTCTCTGGTGAAGGTACCAGATGATTTCGATCTGGAGATCAAAAGAGAAATACTCTCTAATGGACAAGGCGCTGAAATAGGTTACGATGAATGGGTGTCACTTTCAAAATATGTCAAAAATCCTTCAGTTAAGCTAAGATATAGGTCTTTAATAAAACGCTTCATAGGGAAAGCCAAAGTGATAGGCCCGTCTTCATATGTCCAGTCGGGTAACGAAGTTGGAACAGAGTCCCTCTTCGTTATAGCAGTAACAGAGATGGGAAAGCAATTGATAAAGTCGTTCAAGGTAAACAAGAGCACTTAA
- a CDS encoding homoserine kinase, with the protein MDCRKSFAFSSSANLGSGFDILSVAHDAFFDEVEACISSDGIRVSVVGNEVMIPEDPLRNSAGFSVISLLKDYGIKDGVTLKIKKGVPAGLGLGSSGASAAAAVASVNSLFSLGLSKDSMVKYSMLGEGAVAGTPHPDNVAASIFGGFVAVLGERTVNLSLKYDDLKFILFIPSLASNDKTKKARELVPKIVETSSYVKNMKYGLSLVLGLERGDRDLIRHGLNDEIVEKARLPMFPYYPKLKEIALSGNAIGSCVSGAGPSIIVFADNETDVNLIETEGEKLMESMGYSVNIKQAKVGGGVRVE; encoded by the coding sequence GTGGACTGCAGGAAATCCTTTGCGTTTTCAAGTTCGGCAAACTTAGGATCTGGCTTTGACATACTCTCTGTGGCTCATGACGCTTTCTTTGATGAAGTAGAGGCTTGCATTTCTTCAGACGGAATAAGAGTTAGCGTTGTAGGAAATGAAGTCATGATTCCCGAGGATCCCCTGAGGAACTCTGCAGGATTTTCAGTGATTTCTCTTCTGAAGGATTATGGGATCAAAGATGGAGTAACACTAAAGATTAAGAAAGGTGTGCCGGCAGGGTTGGGACTAGGAAGCAGTGGAGCTTCTGCTGCAGCTGCAGTAGCTTCTGTAAATTCATTATTTTCCTTAGGTTTGTCTAAGGATTCTATGGTCAAGTACTCTATGCTGGGAGAAGGTGCTGTGGCTGGTACACCGCACCCAGACAATGTCGCCGCAAGTATATTTGGAGGTTTCGTAGCAGTTCTCGGGGAAAGAACTGTCAATCTTAGTCTAAAGTACGACGACCTGAAATTCATCCTCTTTATTCCGTCTCTAGCTTCAAACGATAAGACCAAGAAAGCAAGGGAGCTGGTACCTAAGATAGTAGAGACATCAAGTTACGTCAAGAATATGAAATATGGGTTATCTCTTGTTCTAGGGCTAGAGAGGGGAGATAGGGATCTCATTAGGCATGGCTTAAACGACGAAATAGTAGAGAAAGCGAGACTACCAATGTTCCCATACTATCCTAAGCTAAAGGAGATCGCATTATCTGGAAACGCTATAGGCTCATGCGTAAGCGGAGCCGGACCGTCTATAATCGTCTTTGCTGACAATGAAACCGATGTCAATCTAATTGAAACTGAAGGTGAAAAGCTAATGGAGTCTATGGGGTATTCAGTAAACATAAAACAAGCGAAAGTCGGAGGTGGTGTCAGAGTTGAATGA
- a CDS encoding aminotransferase class I/II-fold pyridoxal phosphate-dependent enzyme has translation MNDSTKSVDERIDEKTGAVTTPIYQTVAFEFPEGEKYRYSREANPTVCELSRKIAQIEEAEMGVSFSSGMGAISTTMFHYVSPGKTIVIHKDMFGRSFRFFNDFLKGWGVNVKVSNIGTASLLDEINSLPRVDVVFIESITNPLLRVLDVEEISKVTKEKGGSLIVDNTFASPINMKPIKLNADIVIESGSKFISGHNDVIAGLAAGPRDVMVKIDLMRRTMGTSMDPHTAYLTIRGMKTLKIRMDVINRNALAVAEFLEDHPKVSKVYYPGLKSHEDFRIASRILKGFGGVVSFDVKGSAEDALKVMKSLKVIIAAQTLGGVNSIISHPPSMSHRTLSPEERKAIGINDSLLRLSVGIEDQEDLISDLDSALKVLS, from the coding sequence TTGAATGATTCAACCAAGTCCGTGGACGAAAGAATCGACGAAAAGACGGGAGCAGTCACAACACCGATTTACCAGACTGTAGCCTTTGAGTTTCCTGAAGGAGAAAAATACAGATATTCCAGGGAAGCTAATCCTACTGTTTGCGAGTTGTCCCGTAAGATAGCTCAGATTGAAGAGGCTGAGATGGGAGTCTCATTTTCGTCAGGCATGGGAGCAATATCTACTACTATGTTTCATTACGTTTCACCAGGGAAGACAATTGTAATACATAAAGATATGTTCGGTAGATCGTTCAGATTTTTCAACGATTTCTTAAAGGGCTGGGGAGTTAACGTAAAAGTGTCTAACATAGGTACGGCGTCACTTCTCGACGAGATTAATTCTTTGCCTAGAGTTGATGTTGTATTCATAGAGAGCATTACTAATCCCTTGTTGAGAGTCCTCGACGTGGAAGAGATCTCAAAAGTCACAAAAGAGAAAGGAGGGTCTTTAATAGTGGATAATACATTCGCTTCCCCTATCAACATGAAGCCGATAAAGCTTAATGCTGACATAGTAATAGAAAGTGGATCCAAATTCATATCTGGTCACAATGATGTTATAGCGGGACTCGCAGCTGGACCGCGAGACGTAATGGTGAAAATTGATTTGATGAGAAGAACAATGGGTACTTCTATGGATCCGCACACTGCTTACTTAACTATCAGAGGAATGAAGACTCTTAAGATCAGAATGGACGTCATAAATAGAAATGCGTTAGCAGTAGCAGAGTTTCTCGAAGATCATCCAAAGGTTTCTAAGGTATATTACCCGGGACTAAAGTCACATGAAGATTTCAGAATAGCGTCCAGAATACTGAAAGGATTTGGAGGTGTAGTCAGCTTTGACGTTAAGGGTTCTGCGGAAGACGCGTTAAAAGTCATGAAATCTCTAAAGGTGATAATCGCAGCTCAAACCTTGGGCGGAGTTAACTCGATTATATCACACCCTCCTTCCATGAGCCATCGCACGTTGTCACCAGAAGAGAGGAAAGCTATTGGAATTAACGACTCCCTCCTTAGGCTATCAGTAGGAATAGAAGACCAAGAAGACTTGATATCAGATCTAGACTCGGCCCTTAAAGTGCTGTCCTAA